A section of the Camelus dromedarius isolate mCamDro1 chromosome 14, mCamDro1.pat, whole genome shotgun sequence genome encodes:
- the MFAP2 gene encoding microfibrillar-associated protein 2 isoform X1: MRAAYLFLVFLPAGLLAQGQYDLDPLPPFPDHVQYTHYSDQIDNPDYYDYQEVTPRPPEEQFQFQSQQQVQQEVIPAPTLEPGNVETEPTEPGPLDCREEQYPCTRLYSIHKPCKQCLNEVCFYSLRRVYVVNKEICVRTVCAHEELLRADLCRDKFSKCGVMASSGLCQSVAIACARSCGGC, from the exons CAGGCCTGCTGGCTCAGGGCCAGTATGACCTGGACCCGCTGCCTCCATTCCCAGACCATGTCCAGTACACCCACTATAGCGACCAGATTG aCAACCCTGACTACTATGATTATCAAG AGGTGACTCCTCGGCCCCCCGAGGAGCAGTTCCAGTTCCAGTCCCAGCAGCAAGTACAGCAGGAAGTAATCCCAGCCCCCACCTTAG AACCAGGAAATGTAGAGACGGAGCCCACAGAGCCTGGGCCTCTGG ACTGCCGCGAGGAGCAGTACCCGTGTACCCGCCTCTACTCCATACATAAGCCTTGCAAACAGTGTCTCAACGAGGTCTGCTTCTACAG CCTCCGCCGCGTGTATGTGGTCAACAAGGAGATCTGTGTCCGCACAGTCTGTGCCCACGAGGAGCTCCTGCGAG CTGACCTATGTCGTGACAAGTTCTCCAAATGTGGCGTGATGGCCAGCAGCGGCCTATGCCAGTCCGTGGCCATTGCCTGTGCTAGGAGCTGCGGGGGCTGCTAG
- the MFAP2 gene encoding microfibrillar-associated protein 2 isoform X2 produces MRAAYLFLVFLPGLLAQGQYDLDPLPPFPDHVQYTHYSDQIDNPDYYDYQEVTPRPPEEQFQFQSQQQVQQEVIPAPTLEPGNVETEPTEPGPLDCREEQYPCTRLYSIHKPCKQCLNEVCFYSLRRVYVVNKEICVRTVCAHEELLRADLCRDKFSKCGVMASSGLCQSVAIACARSCGGC; encoded by the exons GCCTGCTGGCTCAGGGCCAGTATGACCTGGACCCGCTGCCTCCATTCCCAGACCATGTCCAGTACACCCACTATAGCGACCAGATTG aCAACCCTGACTACTATGATTATCAAG AGGTGACTCCTCGGCCCCCCGAGGAGCAGTTCCAGTTCCAGTCCCAGCAGCAAGTACAGCAGGAAGTAATCCCAGCCCCCACCTTAG AACCAGGAAATGTAGAGACGGAGCCCACAGAGCCTGGGCCTCTGG ACTGCCGCGAGGAGCAGTACCCGTGTACCCGCCTCTACTCCATACATAAGCCTTGCAAACAGTGTCTCAACGAGGTCTGCTTCTACAG CCTCCGCCGCGTGTATGTGGTCAACAAGGAGATCTGTGTCCGCACAGTCTGTGCCCACGAGGAGCTCCTGCGAG CTGACCTATGTCGTGACAAGTTCTCCAAATGTGGCGTGATGGCCAGCAGCGGCCTATGCCAGTCCGTGGCCATTGCCTGTGCTAGGAGCTGCGGGGGCTGCTAG